Proteins from one Faecalibacterium sp. I3-3-33 genomic window:
- the secF gene encoding protein translocase subunit SecF, which translates to MKTKGKAWQLVVTALLIVVFVYTAFFGVAAKYGDVTTTYIKGAKDIRFGVDIKGGVNVTFVPSDGYDATDEQLDAARLVIENRLVALNVTDYELYVDNNSDSLILEFPWQSGETDFDPESAIQEIGTTAYLTFREGASKDGELILDGSMVESASAQYGAVSNGGSSEYYVALKFTTEGAKAFGDATTKLAADKGSISIWLDDENVSTATVNTAITDGQAIITSSASNPFTQDAVVKMARQINSGALPFALSVDSYSTVSPSLGENSLGAMVLAGLIAFALIVVFMTVLYRLPGFLACIALAGQVAATLAFVSGYFPVFESFTLTLPGIAGIILAIGMGVDANVITAERIKEELKNGKSLDGALKSGFARGLTPIIDGNVTIVIVAIVLMGAFGPSDGLFAKALHFVFFAFGPSTAGTIYAFGYTLLTGVLLNFVFGVFATRVMIRGAAAIKALRNPWLYGAAKPGQEKAEKKPVDFVSLRKKFLTFSACLMAVILLCAAVFGVHLDTEFTGGAMITLSYEGSFDQSAVQKTAAAALENTGLTLQTGENVATGDQTLKISMPGTETVTTEQVENLLDSLNENYPDNQFAQLSLSNVSAAMGTKFLQKSLVAVVFALVLILLYIALRFKNIGGLTGGMMAVLALVNDLMVVFGTFVLLRTALDGNFIAAMLTILGYSINDTVVVYDRIRENRTLMGKKGSFEELVNLSVNQSARRTLITTITTVMALGVMCIVAKLYGLDSIFTFAFPLMMGMISGVYTSLCVSTSAWVLWSERSKKKN; encoded by the coding sequence CACCTTTGTGCCCTCGGATGGCTACGATGCCACGGACGAGCAGCTGGATGCCGCCCGTCTGGTCATTGAGAACCGTCTGGTCGCGTTGAACGTGACCGACTACGAGCTGTATGTGGATAACAACTCCGACAGCCTGATTTTGGAGTTTCCGTGGCAGTCCGGCGAGACGGATTTTGACCCTGAGTCTGCCATTCAGGAGATCGGCACCACCGCCTACCTGACCTTCCGCGAGGGAGCCAGCAAGGACGGCGAGCTGATCCTTGACGGCTCCATGGTCGAAAGCGCTTCGGCGCAGTACGGCGCTGTGAGCAACGGCGGCAGTTCCGAGTATTACGTTGCCCTCAAGTTTACCACCGAGGGTGCCAAGGCCTTTGGCGATGCCACCACCAAGCTGGCCGCCGACAAGGGTAGCATCAGCATCTGGCTGGACGACGAGAACGTGAGCACCGCTACCGTCAACACCGCTATCACCGACGGACAGGCCATCATCACCAGTTCGGCCTCCAATCCCTTTACGCAGGATGCCGTGGTCAAGATGGCGCGCCAGATCAACTCCGGTGCACTGCCCTTTGCTCTGAGCGTGGACAGCTACTCCACCGTGAGCCCCAGTCTGGGCGAAAACAGCCTTGGTGCCATGGTGCTGGCAGGCCTGATCGCTTTTGCCCTCATCGTGGTGTTCATGACGGTGCTGTATCGTCTGCCGGGCTTTCTGGCCTGCATCGCGCTGGCCGGTCAGGTGGCGGCTACGCTGGCCTTTGTGTCCGGCTACTTCCCGGTGTTTGAAAGCTTTACCCTGACCCTGCCCGGCATCGCAGGTATCATTCTGGCCATCGGCATGGGCGTGGATGCCAACGTCATCACCGCCGAGCGCATCAAGGAGGAGCTGAAAAACGGCAAATCGCTGGATGGCGCACTGAAGAGCGGCTTTGCCCGCGGCCTGACCCCCATCATTGACGGCAATGTGACCATCGTCATCGTGGCCATCGTGCTCATGGGTGCCTTCGGCCCCTCGGATGGCCTGTTTGCCAAGGCACTGCACTTTGTGTTCTTCGCCTTCGGCCCCTCTACCGCAGGCACTATCTATGCCTTCGGCTATACGCTGCTCACCGGCGTGCTGCTGAACTTCGTGTTTGGCGTGTTCGCTACCCGTGTCATGATTCGCGGCGCAGCTGCCATCAAGGCACTGCGCAACCCGTGGCTCTACGGCGCTGCAAAGCCCGGGCAGGAAAAGGCTGAAAAGAAGCCGGTGGATTTCGTATCCCTGCGCAAAAAGTTCCTGACCTTCTCTGCCTGCTTGATGGCGGTCATTCTGCTGTGCGCCGCAGTGTTCGGCGTGCATCTGGATACCGAGTTCACCGGCGGTGCCATGATCACTCTGTCCTACGAGGGCAGTTTTGATCAGTCCGCTGTGCAAAAGACCGCTGCTGCGGCGCTGGAAAACACCGGTCTGACCTTGCAGACCGGTGAGAACGTGGCCACCGGCGACCAGACCCTGAAAATCTCCATGCCCGGCACCGAGACCGTGACCACCGAGCAGGTGGAGAACCTGCTGGATTCCCTGAACGAGAACTACCCGGACAACCAGTTTGCCCAGCTGTCCCTGAGCAACGTCAGCGCAGCCATGGGCACCAAGTTCCTGCAGAAGAGCCTGGTGGCTGTGGTGTTTGCACTGGTGCTCATTCTGCTGTATATCGCCCTGCGCTTCAAGAACATCGGCGGTCTGACCGGCGGTATGATGGCAGTGCTGGCGCTGGTCAACGACCTGATGGTGGTGTTCGGCACCTTTGTGCTGCTGCGCACCGCACTGGACGGCAACTTTATCGCCGCCATGCTGACTATTCTCGGCTACTCCATCAACGATACCGTTGTGGTGTACGACCGTATCCGCGAGAATCGCACCCTTATGGGCAAAAAGGGCAGCTTTGAGGAACTGGTCAACCTGTCGGTCAACCAGTCTGCCCGCCGTACCCTGATTACCACCATCACCACTGTGATGGCACTGGGCGTGATGTGCATCGTGGCAAAGCTCTATGGTCTGGACAGCATCTTCACCTTTGCGTTCCCGTTGATGATGGGTATGATCAGCGGTGTGTACACCTCTCTGTGCGTTTCCACTTCGGCTTGGGTGCTGTGGAGCGAGCGCAGCAAAAAGAAAAACTGA
- a CDS encoding DUF4363 family protein: MKRIYACILIVAALLGVSLYSSGRVQGFAQDISADLDCALEAVRQKDFPIARQALAEGAELCDTMRETMSHLLRTADYTELEAALRAADGYLEQQATEDALGELRRAQVEVERLEWLARRLV, from the coding sequence ATGAAACGGATCTATGCGTGTATCCTGATCGTAGCCGCACTGCTGGGGGTATCCCTTTACAGCAGCGGACGGGTGCAGGGCTTTGCGCAGGATATCTCAGCCGACTTGGACTGCGCCCTCGAGGCTGTACGGCAAAAGGACTTTCCCATTGCGCGGCAGGCGCTTGCCGAGGGCGCAGAGTTGTGCGACACCATGCGGGAAACTATGAGCCATCTGCTGCGCACTGCCGATTACACGGAACTGGAAGCTGCACTGCGGGCGGCAGACGGATACCTTGAGCAGCAAGCCACCGAGGACGCACTGGGCGAACTGCGCCGCGCACAAGTGGAGGTGGAGCGGCTGGAATGGCTTGCCCGGCGGCTGGTGTAA
- the nrdR gene encoding transcriptional regulator NrdR, with amino-acid sequence MKCPYCGAEESKVIDSRPTEDNERIRRRRECLNCHMRFTTYEVVETVPLVVIKKDNSREPFDRQKLFNAMLRACAKRPVSYETLERAVSSIEQSLFSSYDREIPSVRIGELTMQELKKIDEVAYIRFASVYRQFADVESFLDELKKLVGDRKENQ; translated from the coding sequence ATGAAGTGCCCTTATTGCGGTGCGGAGGAATCCAAGGTGATCGACTCCCGCCCCACGGAAGATAACGAGCGCATCCGCCGCCGCCGCGAGTGCCTGAACTGCCACATGCGCTTTACCACCTACGAGGTGGTGGAAACAGTGCCGCTGGTGGTCATCAAAAAGGATAACTCCCGCGAACCCTTTGACCGGCAGAAGCTGTTCAACGCCATGCTGCGCGCCTGCGCCAAGCGCCCTGTCAGCTACGAAACGCTGGAGCGCGCCGTCAGCAGCATCGAGCAGTCCCTGTTCAGCTCCTACGACCGCGAGATCCCCAGTGTGCGCATCGGCGAGCTGACCATGCAGGAACTGAAAAAGATCGACGAGGTGGCCTATATCCGCTTTGCTTCGGTCTACCGCCAGTTTGCGGATGTGGAAAGCTTCCTTGACGAACTGAAAAAGCTTGTGGGCGACCGTAAGGAAAATCAGTAA
- a CDS encoding DUF421 domain-containing protein, which produces MKLLLCRTIILYLCVLFAMRLMGKRQLGELQPEELVSTILISNLASISIESEDVPITASLIPLFLIAALELLGSVVSFRSQKFFNFLSGRPKTVILDGKIDQNALRMLRLTTADLMEALRGKDIFDPRRVSYAVIETNGTLSAALRPEQEAATLSDLQLKVQQTQATIPFVLDGQVLEDNLRWCGKDRAWLERTATANTVLPQEILLLIGNETEDYFLLKKEGRQPGGKQ; this is translated from the coding sequence ATGAAACTGCTGCTTTGCCGCACCATTATCCTGTATCTCTGCGTTTTGTTTGCCATGCGGCTGATGGGCAAGCGTCAGCTGGGAGAATTGCAGCCGGAGGAGCTGGTATCCACCATCCTGATCTCCAATCTGGCGTCCATCTCCATTGAATCCGAGGATGTGCCCATCACCGCCAGCCTGATTCCTCTGTTTCTCATTGCGGCGCTGGAACTGCTGGGTTCAGTGGTGAGCTTCCGCAGCCAGAAGTTTTTCAATTTTCTCTCCGGGCGTCCCAAAACGGTCATTCTGGACGGAAAGATCGACCAGAATGCTTTGCGGATGCTGCGGTTGACCACCGCCGACCTGATGGAGGCACTGCGCGGCAAGGATATCTTTGACCCGCGCAGGGTGTCCTACGCCGTAATCGAAACGAACGGCACGCTGTCGGCAGCGCTGCGCCCGGAGCAGGAAGCGGCTACCCTGTCCGACTTGCAACTGAAGGTGCAACAAACACAGGCTACCATCCCCTTTGTGCTGGACGGGCAGGTGTTGGAGGATAATCTGCGCTGGTGCGGCAAGGACCGTGCGTGGCTGGAGCGCACCGCCACGGCAAACACCGTTCTGCCGCAGGAGATCCTGCTGCTCATCGGCAACGAGACCGAGGACTATTTTCTGCTGAAAAAGGAAGGCCGTCAGCCGGGAGGAAAACAATGA
- a CDS encoding sensor histidine kinase, translated as MKLRSMEEKISYRLFLMGFLGLIFTAALCIFVFHKAFTAQAWSGLERETDLVCAGYEQAGDPAQLSAFVTDDLRVTLISQDGSVLFESATDQPMENHLTRPEIRDAIATGEGRDIRDSQTMGYETYYYALRLSGGDVLRVAQDAETVWSIYDATIPAIVLSCVALMLAAAVLAALLTKALVQPVLNMTEDLDHIQENVPYRELIPFAESIHSDRILRENNEKMRQEFTANVSHELKTPLTSISGYAELIETGIAKPEDVPDFGRKIHSEATRMIQLVNDILQLSKLDTVTETGDTPVMETVDLLEVAKECVERQKLNARRAYISLTYLGENAPVLGSRALLDELCQNLCDNAIRYNRPGGKVQIITACSRDGHCSLTVTDNGIGIPREAQSSVFERFYRVDKSRSKATGGTGLGLAIVKHIARIHNARIKLESQVDVGTTITVTFPTAS; from the coding sequence ATGAAGCTGCGCAGCATGGAAGAAAAGATCAGCTACCGGCTGTTCCTGATGGGCTTTCTGGGACTTATATTCACCGCAGCGCTGTGCATTTTTGTGTTCCATAAAGCCTTTACGGCGCAGGCATGGTCGGGTTTGGAGCGCGAGACCGACCTTGTGTGCGCCGGGTACGAGCAGGCCGGAGACCCCGCGCAGCTGAGCGCCTTTGTGACCGATGATCTGCGCGTGACCTTGATCAGTCAGGACGGCAGCGTACTGTTTGAATCTGCCACCGACCAGCCCATGGAAAACCATCTGACCCGCCCGGAGATCCGCGATGCCATTGCAACCGGCGAGGGACGGGACATCCGTGACTCCCAGACCATGGGCTACGAGACCTATTACTATGCGCTCCGGCTTTCCGGCGGGGACGTGCTGCGCGTGGCGCAGGACGCCGAGACTGTGTGGTCCATCTATGACGCCACCATTCCGGCCATCGTGCTGAGCTGTGTGGCGCTGATGCTGGCCGCTGCGGTGCTGGCTGCCCTGCTGACCAAAGCACTGGTGCAGCCGGTTCTGAACATGACCGAGGACTTGGATCATATTCAGGAAAATGTGCCCTACCGGGAACTGATTCCCTTTGCGGAGAGCATCCATTCTGACCGTATTCTGCGGGAAAACAATGAGAAAATGCGGCAGGAGTTTACGGCCAATGTCAGTCACGAGCTCAAGACCCCGCTGACCAGCATTTCCGGCTACGCAGAGCTGATCGAGACCGGCATTGCAAAGCCGGAGGATGTGCCGGATTTCGGCCGTAAGATCCACAGCGAGGCCACCCGCATGATCCAGCTGGTCAACGATATTTTGCAGCTTTCCAAGCTGGATACCGTAACCGAGACCGGGGACACCCCCGTGATGGAAACGGTGGACCTTTTGGAGGTTGCCAAGGAGTGCGTGGAGCGCCAGAAGCTGAACGCCCGCCGCGCCTATATCTCCCTGACCTATCTGGGCGAGAACGCCCCGGTGCTGGGCAGCCGTGCGCTGCTGGATGAGCTGTGCCAGAACCTGTGCGACAACGCCATCCGCTACAACCGCCCGGGCGGCAAAGTGCAGATCATTACCGCCTGCAGCCGGGACGGGCACTGCTCCCTGACCGTAACGGATAACGGCATCGGCATTCCGCGGGAGGCGCAGTCCAGCGTGTTCGAGCGCTTTTACCGGGTGGATAAGAGCCGCAGCAAGGCCACCGGCGGCACCGGGCTTGGGCTTGCCATCGTCAAGCACATTGCCCGCATCCACAACGCCCGCATCAAGCTGGAAAGTCAGGTGGACGTCGGCACCACTATTACTGTCACCTTCCCCACCGCCTCTTAA
- a CDS encoding spore germination protein has protein sequence MDVQLLSQSLAENLSALDARFGKSADYYAKKIVLYGCPGCIVMFDGMASLDSLWELLLDAAGRQSASVRFTGTQTYAHILHGSAFPAESTPVQDMPQLIARLTAGMAVLLLDGCSSGIAFSVQGLKFRSVEEPSGEGNLRGSREGFTDLLRVNLSLLRRLVRTDTLVQEAAQAHTCCNTEYALCYCKDRADPAMVRRVRAILQSARPELLLDSSYFVPWLLPGKARLFTPVHYTERPAVAAAKLCEGKLVILVNGSPSALVLPALFSEQFECLDDYASTAVFSSFLRVLKYFSFYLTVFLPGVFVCVAVYLPELLPPQLLYKIEAAEKATPLPLFAEMLLVILILEIIREAGLRMPQSLGHSVSLVSALIIGDAAIATGLMSTPVIFVASITAIAVFVTPALYEPATLLRIGTVLLAGLAGPVGLAVAFFGFLLSIVSTEALGVPYLAPHPFPQQPLSEDGVLRRNYRQLSRQGFNIWQKRERRKRQS, from the coding sequence ATGGATGTGCAGTTGCTTTCGCAAAGCCTTGCGGAAAACCTGTCCGCGCTTGATGCTAGGTTTGGCAAATCGGCAGATTATTATGCGAAGAAGATCGTTTTGTACGGTTGCCCGGGGTGCATCGTAATGTTTGACGGTATGGCAAGCTTGGATTCGCTCTGGGAGCTGTTGCTGGACGCCGCCGGGCGGCAGTCTGCTTCTGTCCGGTTTACTGGTACGCAAACCTATGCGCATATCCTGCATGGCTCGGCGTTTCCGGCCGAAAGCACCCCAGTGCAGGATATGCCGCAGCTGATAGCGCGTTTGACCGCCGGCATGGCGGTGCTGCTCTTGGATGGGTGCAGCAGCGGCATTGCCTTCTCAGTGCAGGGGCTCAAGTTCCGCTCGGTGGAAGAGCCCTCCGGCGAAGGCAATCTGCGCGGCAGCAGGGAAGGCTTCACCGACCTGCTGCGGGTAAATCTGAGCCTTCTGCGCCGTCTTGTCCGCACTGACACCCTTGTGCAGGAGGCCGCGCAGGCGCACACCTGCTGTAATACGGAGTACGCCCTTTGCTACTGCAAGGACCGTGCCGACCCCGCTATGGTGCGCCGGGTGCGTGCCATTTTGCAAAGTGCAAGGCCGGAGCTGCTGCTGGATTCCAGCTATTTTGTGCCGTGGCTGCTGCCCGGCAAGGCGCGGCTGTTCACCCCGGTGCACTACACCGAGCGCCCGGCGGTCGCCGCCGCGAAGCTCTGTGAGGGCAAGCTGGTAATTTTGGTCAACGGCAGCCCCTCGGCGCTGGTGCTGCCCGCACTGTTCAGCGAGCAATTCGAGTGTCTGGATGATTACGCTTCCACGGCGGTATTTTCCTCTTTTTTGCGGGTGCTGAAGTATTTTTCTTTCTACCTTACGGTGTTCTTACCGGGGGTCTTTGTGTGTGTGGCGGTGTATCTGCCGGAGCTGTTGCCCCCGCAGCTGCTGTATAAGATCGAAGCCGCCGAAAAGGCTACTCCGCTGCCCCTTTTTGCCGAGATGCTGCTGGTGATCCTGATCTTAGAGATCATCCGGGAAGCCGGACTGCGGATGCCGCAGTCACTGGGACACTCGGTCAGTCTGGTGTCGGCGCTCATCATCGGCGATGCCGCCATTGCCACTGGGCTCATGAGCACCCCGGTCATTTTTGTGGCCAGTATTACCGCCATTGCAGTCTTTGTCACCCCGGCTCTGTACGAGCCTGCCACTCTGCTGCGCATCGGCACGGTGCTGCTGGCGGGGCTTGCCGGGCCGGTAGGGCTGGCAGTGGCGTTTTTCGGCTTTCTGCTCAGCATCGTCAGCACCGAAGCACTGGGCGTGCCATACCTTGCGCCGCACCCGTTCCCGCAGCAGCCACTTTCCGAGGACGGCGTTCTGCGCCGCAACTACCGGCAGCTGTCCCGGCAGGGGTTCAATATCTGGCAAAAGCGGGAGAGGAGGAAACGGCAGTCATGA